TCCTCAATCCTCCCCTCTTCTACGCTCCCCAGCGTCCAAGGGCACGGCGACTAATGCCCCTTCCGCGGCCACCAAATCTGAAAATCTTATGTAACTTTGCAAGGCTTTCGCCAAGCGGACGAATGGCCGCATAGGTAAAACTGATTCGCTGCCCTGAATCCAAGACACCCACCTCCGCTCCGTCGGAAACGGACACACATACGATGAGCCAAAGCAACAAGCCTCTTTCTCCCAAGAAACAAAAAACCAAGCCGGAAGACCGCGTGCCTCTGGGACAAAAGGTCGCCTACGGCTTGGGTGGTCCGTTGGAAGTGTTCTGCGTCAATGCACCCAAGAGTTTGATCACCCCGGTCTTTAACATCGGTCTGGGACTCAATCCGGGCCTGATCGGTTTGGTGCTCATGATCTGGCGAGGCTGGGACGCTTTTAGCGATCCAGTGATGGGCAATTTCAGCGATAACGCCCGCACCCGCTGGGGACGGCGGCGCCCATTCATCATTCTGGGCGCGATTCTTACTGGACTCATGATGCCACTCATGTGGTGGGCCCCAAGAGGCATGCTAGAGTGGCAAACCTTCACCTGGCTCATTGTCACAGGCATCCTCTTCTATACTTGTTTCACGATTTGGTCGATGCCCTACTACAGTCTGCATCTGGAGATGACACCGGACTACGATGAACGCACCAACGTAACCGCCTACCGAGCCATTCCTCAAAAGGTGGCTTACCTGCTCGCCGGCTGGATCTTCGCCCTGGCCTCCAGTTCGTTTTTCAGGTACCAGCGCAGACGGAAGCCCCGACATCGTCAACGGCATGCGTTACATCAGTATCGGGATCGGAATCGTCAGTATCCTGCTTGGTGTCTTGCCAGGAATTTTTGTCAAAGAGCGCTACTACACAAAGACGCAAAATCAGGAGAAACAAAATTTAATCGCTGGCCTGAAACAAACCCTGAAGACGCGCCCCTTTCTCATACTCGTCTCCATTGTGTTCACCAAATCGCTCGGCTTCGGCCTAGTTGGCTCACTGGGATTTTATGTCAACGCCTACTACGTCTGTGGGGGCGACCTCAAGCAGGCCGGCATTATCAATGGGGTCAAAGCATCGCTGCTCATACTCCCCAACTTACTTTCAGTCCCACTCTGCACCTGGTTATCGAGCCATTACGGAAAGCGCTTCGTGCTCTACTTCATCGGAATATCCGGAATCCTCGGCTATTTATCCGTCTACATTTTCTACACACCCGCCAACCCCTGGCTGCAAATCATTCCGACCTTACTCATTGCCCCGCTCAGTTCCGGAATCTGGCTGATCGCCCCCGCCATGCAAGCCGACATCGCCGACTACGATGAATTGCGCACCGGGAAACGCCGTGAGGGCAGTTTCTCTGCAGTGTTCTCATGGGTGCTTAAAGTATCGGCAACCATAACAACTGGACTCGGCGGCTTCGTACTAGTCCTGACCGGTTTCGACATTCTGCATGGTGCCGATCAACCCGAACACGTATTGGACAATCTCGTCAATTATTACGTTTGGATCCCCGTGACCTTCAGCATCATCAATCTCGGCTGTATTCATTTCTACGACTTGACCCGTGAGCGAATGGAAGAAATCCGAGCCGAGCTCGAAGCAATACGCGGCACACGATAGCGCTGGCTTGGCAGCCTTCGCACGCGGCGAACACACCGCAAACGATGGCTAAAGCGCATCGCTCCGGCCAGGAACGACGAGTATAATGCCCGAAGGGTGCTTCAGCCGTCGCCTCAGCGCCTAGCCAGCAACCTTCCAAACGCAGCGGGCACACCGCAAACGATGGCTAAAGCGCATCGCTCCGGCTAGGAACGACGAGCTTCAGCCGTCGCCGCTAAGCCCAAGCCAGTAGCCCCCACCTAATGCACCCAAGGATAGTCTTGCCATTGTCGCGCAAGGCCTGCCTTCACCGGGTTATTGCGAATGTAATCAACGGTGCGATTGAGGCTCGCCTCATCGCGCATCCAGCGGTCGAACCAATCGCGCTGCCAGAACGCGCCTCGGCGTTGCAATTCCTGATTACACCAGCGAGCGGTCCGTCCTTTCCAACTCCGCCACACACTCGACATTTCGGCGGCAGATTGATCGGTCTGAATAAGCAAGTGCACATGATTCGGCATGATTGCATAATGCTGTAAATTCCAGCCGATAGAACTCAACTCGAACATAGCCTCTTTCACAATCTGGCAGCAGCTGACATGTTTAAATGGACAAAAGCCATAGCCCGCATCCAGGTATTTCTCTAATGTCAGGAAATAACGACGTTGTAGTTCCAAATAATCAGCGGAAGCCGGCTCAATCGCCGACATCGACGCGTGTATTTCAGCGATACGCGCTCCCACCGCTTTGGGCAAGCTACCCGCCGCGCGCATCGTAATAAAATAAACGCCTGCCTCAACTTGCCAATGCGGCAAATGATTACGCCAAAATCGAATAGTCTTTGGCCTGTGCATCATTCTAAAGCAAAGAATCACATATCTGAAACAAGCTCGAATCGATGAAGATGCTAGCTGTTTGACATGGCGGACATGCTGCGACGATGGCTAAAGCGCATCGCTCCGGCCTGGAACGACGTGCTTTAGCCGTCGCCTCAGACTGAAACGACAAGTATAATGCCCTAAGGGTACTTCAGCCGTCACCTAAAAGCCTAGCCAGTAACCTTCCAAACGCAGCGCACACACCGCAAACGATGGCTAAAGCTCATCGCTCCGGGCAACAATCGGCAGCCCGACTTGTAACAACTGATACTGCTCGGGATTGCCTGCTGGATTATAGATCAGACAGACCGTCAGCTCATTCGACTGCACGCCCATTTTACGCATGAGCCTTCGGCGCAATTGTCCGTTCTCATTGAGCGATGCCAAGAGGATGGGTTGATAATACTCATCCATTTTTTGCACCTCACGTAAAACCTGCTGGCCGGGATTCACGCCAAAGGCGGGACCGCCTAAGCTGCATTGCAGGGGCTTGGCACTCAGATTGACGAGTAAAATATGCTCCCCCACATACAGGCTTTCCTGCATTTCCAGCGGCAATATCCGCATGCTACCATCTGGCATGGGAAAGAAAAAGAGCACAAGCTTCTCAGCCCCGACGGGCAAATTCACCTGAGCCAGCAAGGGCGGCTCAGTCCCCGCCTCCATTACGCCGTTCTGGAAAAATTGCATTCGCCGTGGACCGCGGTAGCTCTGCACGGGCGTGAGTGTTCTCGGATACACCACCAGCTTTTCCGCATCTCCGGAATTGCTTTGGCGATAGTAGGCTTCCAAAAAGACTTCAGGATCGACAATATCGAGGGGGTTATCCGAGCGCTCTCCCCAGCGATAGCTCAGGCTATCTTTTTCATTCGAGGCGGCCACCTCGGGGAGTGCGAAGGGGCTCTGTCCCGGCCAAAGATAGATCTGAAAATCCACAGAAACCGGCTCTTCTGCCGCGAACAGTCCGAGGGACGCGCCGAGACAAAGCAGGCTAACAAAAGCAACGCTTTGAATTATTTTTCTCATATTTCGTCCTCACTCAACCATCTGAAATCCACGATCGCAAAGCGCCGGCCTTGCTCGGTCTGCTTCGTCTCAATCTCCGCGGCCGTTTCCCCGACCTGCCCTTGATAGACAAACTCCGGCATGCGTTGCACGATGGCCTCGCAACGGGCTTTAACCGCATCGCCCGTGACAGAATTGATCGACTCCCCGTAAGCACGAATACGGAAGGTGTCCGAACGCACGGTCAAAACCGGACCGAGCCGCTGGAGTAAGTCCGCCTGCGTCAACCATCCGGGCAAGCCTTCTGATCGCCAGCCAGCTTCGGCCGCGGCCTCGATCCCGCTACTCCCCGAAGCGATGACTTCGACCGAGGGACGACGCAAGCCTGCGTTGATCGCGGTCTTGGCAATGGCCGCTGCCAGGGTGCCCCGTAAACGAAAGGCATCGCTATCTTCGGAATATCTTCCATCGCGCTCGGGCATGCGGTTGATGAATTCCGCCATGCTGCCAAAGGGACCGCGCAGCTTGACCTCTTCAACAATGCGTTCGGCGAGTTCCTCAATCTGTGCATCACTGAGTCGACGATATCCGGCATAGCTTTCGAAGTCGTCTGTCACATCCGTGCTGCTGTTGTCCACCGGTCCCTCCAAAGGATCACGCACGCGCAGAATCGGGGAATGGCTGTCGGAATCGCTTTCGCCGCCGACCGGCAATCCGTAAAACGAGGCCAACAAGGCCTTCCAAGCTTCCACCGAGACACTGTTCACATTAAAGGCTCCATTAACCATGAGATCCTCCGCCGCGGTATCGACATCATCTCGCGGCAAACTGCCGTCCTCAGCAATGCTGACTAAGCGCGGATTTTCCGGCAGCCCACCGCCCGCTGGCACCGTGGAGAAAAAATAACGGTCCCAAAGCGCTCGGTTCAATTTGTAAGAATAATCGTGGTGCACCCCCTGAAAGGAAAAGTAGCGCGCCTCGCTGGGGCTGCCTCCCCAAGTGCGCTCGGTCGCATCCAGTTCGATATTCGGATCGGCCTCGCTGCTGCCCACCGCGTAGGCGGGAATCAAATTACCAAAGCGCGCATTGCGTATGGAAGACTCCATGCGTGCTTCCTCATCCGCGCCGCTGCTCCCGTCATTATACAGCGGGAAGTGCATCATCTGACCGATCGAATGCAAGTCCGCTCGGCTGGGCGGTGCTTCAAAAAACGCAGCCGTATCCACCATGGAATTTTCGGAGTGCCCCACACTCACCTGATCTCCAAAAGAAACAAAGCCCAAGTCCATGTTCACATCCGACTCCTGACGAGCGGAGGCAAAGGACGGATTGTTCGATACGGAACGATTGTATCCACCATCCTCATACACAGTCGGAATCGGACCTTTGATCCTCGCGCGCGGATTCAAATGCGCGAGCCAGGAGCGCATCCCCGGCAGCAGGCTGGCACCGGCACCCCAGAAGCTGACGTTGTCGGTCGTGGTCTGAAGGAATTTATAACCGAAGGCATCGACGGTATTGATCGGTGCTCCAGATGGAGTCTGCTGCATCGTCATACTATTAGCGGTCGACAAATTACTATCGCCATCCGCCATGTAATAGACGGCCTGCAGTGGTTCGGCTCCATTACCCGTGCCCCGTTCGAGCAACAGACCATGCACCCGATTGATCTGGCCCTTATCGTAGCGATACTCATACGGCGCAGCCAGTGTCAGGCTGGTGTAGAAATAATAGCAAGCACTCGGACGATAGCCACGGGTCAATGTATTGCCACTGGTGCTCAAAGCACTGGCACCCGGAGGGCTAAAAACAATCGCCTGCCCCGGTTCGAGGCGACCACTGTTCAGGGTCAGAATCAATTGACTCTTCTGAATGGAAGCCGTGGTGCCGGTGCTAACATCCTCCAATTCCCAATTGTCCAGCACGACATTGAAATAGGCAAAGTTGCCATTGTCCATGTAGGTCTTCCCATAAGTTACCGTATAGCTCTGATCTTCTAATGGAACATTATACGGATTCCACAGCACCACCGCGGGCATGAGATTCATACGTGCGCGTGGATTGCCGCCACTGGAAGACGGCGTATAAGTGGGCACCCAATACAGTTGAAAGCCTGCGAGCACGGGATGCAGCCCGGCTTGTGTATCGCTGGACGCTTGCACCGGATAATTCCCGCTACCATCTGCTGTGATCGCCAGCCAGGAACGGGCTTGTTCCCACAGCGGACCACCGGGA
The nucleotide sequence above comes from Coraliomargarita algicola. Encoded proteins:
- a CDS encoding MFS transporter, with translation MRYISIGIGIVSILLGVLPGIFVKERYYTKTQNQEKQNLIAGLKQTLKTRPFLILVSIVFTKSLGFGLVGSLGFYVNAYYVCGGDLKQAGIINGVKASLLILPNLLSVPLCTWLSSHYGKRFVLYFIGISGILGYLSVYIFYTPANPWLQIIPTLLIAPLSSGIWLIAPAMQADIADYDELRTGKRREGSFSAVFSWVLKVSATITTGLGGFVLVLTGFDILHGADQPEHVLDNLVNYYVWIPVTFSIINLGCIHFYDLTRERMEEIRAELEAIRGTR
- a CDS encoding REP-associated tyrosine transposase, with translation MMHRPKTIRFWRNHLPHWQVEAGVYFITMRAAGSLPKAVGARIAEIHASMSAIEPASADYLELQRRYFLTLEKYLDAGYGFCPFKHVSCCQIVKEAMFELSSIGWNLQHYAIMPNHVHLLIQTDQSAAEMSSVWRSWKGRTARWCNQELQRRGAFWQRDWFDRWMRDEASLNRTVDYIRNNPVKAGLARQWQDYPWVH